One Cynocephalus volans isolate mCynVol1 chromosome 7, mCynVol1.pri, whole genome shotgun sequence genomic region harbors:
- the TACR2 gene encoding substance-K receptor: MGACAIVTDANISSGLGSNTTGITFFSMPGWQLALWATAYLALVLVAVTGNATVIWIILAHKRMRTVTNYFIVNLALADLCMAAFNAAFNFVYASHNIWYFGRAFCYFQNLFPITAMFVSIYSMTAIAADRYMAIVHPFQPRLSAPGTKAVIAGIWLVALALAFPQCFYSTITMDQGATKCVVAWPEDSQGKTLLVYHLVVIALIYFLPLVVMFVSYSVIGLTLWRRAVPGHQTHGANLRHLQAKKKFVKTMVLVVVTFAVCWLPYHLYFILGNFQEDIYYHKFIQQVYLALFWLAMSSTMYNPIIYCCLNHRFRSGFRLAFRCCPWVTPTKEDKLELIHTPSLSMRVNRCHTKEVLLTAGDVAPSEATNGRAGGPQDGVPSEP, encoded by the exons ATGGGAGCCTGTGCCATCGTGACTGATGCCAACATCTCATCTGGCCTTGGGAGCAACACCACGGGCATCACATTCTTCTCCATGCCCGGCTGGCAGCTGGCATTGTGGGCCACAGCCTACCTAGCCCTGGTGCTGGTGGCCGTGACAGGCAACGCCACAGTCATCTGGATCATCCTGGCCCATAAGAGGATGCGCACAGTTACCAACTACTTCATCGTCAACCTGGCCCTGGCCGACCTCTGCATGGCTGCCTTCAACGCTGCCTTCAACTTTGTCTATGCCAGCCACAACATCTGGTACTTTGGCCGTGCCTTCTGCTACTTCCAGAACCTCTTCCCCATTACAGCCATGTTTGTTAGCATCTACTCCATGACAGCCATCGCTGCCGACAG GTACATGGCCATCGTCCACCCCTTCCAGCCACGGCTCTCAGCCCCTGGCACCAAAGCGGTTATTGCTGGGATCTGGCTGGTGGCCTTGGCCCTGGCCTTCCCCCAGTGCTTCTACTCTACCATCACCATGGACCAGGGTGCAACCAAGTGTGTGGTGGCCTGGCCCGAAGACAGCCAGGGCAAGACGCTCCTTGT GTACCACCTCGTGGTGATCGCCCTCATCTACTTCCTGCCCCTCGTGGTGATGTTCGTCTCCTACAGCGTCATCGGCCTCACGCTCTGGAGGCGCGCGGTCCCCGGACACCAGACGCACGGCGCCAACCTGCGCCACCTGCAGGCCAAGAAGAAG TTTGTGAAGAccatggtgctggtggtggtgacattTGCCGTCTGCTGGCTGCCCTACCACCTCTACTTCATCCTGGGCAACTTCCAAGAGGATATCTACTACCACAAGTTCATCCAGCAGGTCTACCTGGCACTCTTCTGGCTGGCCATGAGCTCTACCATGTACAATCCCATCATCTACTGCTGCCTCAACCACAG GTTTCGCTCTGGATTCCGGCTTGCTTTCCGTTGCTGCCCATGGGTCACGCCAACCAAGGAAGATAAGCTTGAGCTGATCCACACTCCATCCCTCTCCATGAGGGTCAACAGGTGTCACACCAAAGAGGTTTTGCTCACGGCTGGGGATGTGGCTCCCTCTGAAGCTACCAATGGACGGGCTGGGGGTCCCCAAGATGGGGTGCCTAGTGAACCCTAA